A section of the Petrimonas sulfuriphila genome encodes:
- a CDS encoding SDR family NAD(P)-dependent oxidoreductase has protein sequence MKEIQDLISISRFYGKDSRFVIAGGGNTSYKNEEKIWVKASGSSLETITEDGFAILDRSLLNPMSGKQYSENAAEREEQVKNDLAAATVTKGKRPSVETSMHNVINYAFVVHLHPTIVNGLMCAVNVTTVLENLFGEKVLYVEYTDPGYVLFKKVDEKIKEYRQKFSEEPQVIWLQNHGIFVAADSIEEIKSIYGSIFATLEKAVSIPLPEDERKVCRCVSEVLPAIRMLVSKDNLKTLKVRRNGLIEYFCESPRNQVAIAKPFTPDAIVYCKSNYLFLNDETPGQVLENAEELIPGFVNKFGYLPKVLLIKGIGLVSVGDNARQCDTILDVFEDAMKVAFLSQSFGGAHPMTQAQIEFIDNWEVENYRRSVAAGNASGRVENKTIVVTGAAQGFGEGIAECLLREGANIVVADLNEEAGRNTVGKFNGLAKSNRAIFVKTNVSEISSLDNLVQETVCHFGGIDCFISNAGVLRAGGLEDMTPENFDFVTKINYNAYFYCTKVVSQVMKLQTKYASSDYFADIIQINSKSGLRGSKANFAYAGGKFGGVGLTQSFALELAPFRIKVNSVCPGNYYEGPLWSDPENGLFVQYLNAGKVPGAKTIDDVKAFYLAQVPMRKGCTPGDVTKGVLYLMEQCGETGQALPVTGGQVMLN, from the coding sequence ATGAAAGAAATTCAGGATTTAATATCCATTTCGCGATTCTACGGCAAAGACAGCCGTTTTGTGATCGCCGGAGGGGGAAATACATCGTACAAGAACGAAGAGAAGATCTGGGTGAAAGCCAGTGGTTCATCACTCGAAACCATTACTGAAGATGGCTTTGCCATACTGGATCGCTCGCTACTTAATCCCATGTCTGGAAAGCAATACAGCGAAAATGCTGCCGAACGCGAAGAGCAAGTCAAAAATGATCTTGCTGCGGCTACTGTCACAAAAGGTAAACGCCCGTCGGTAGAAACCTCCATGCACAACGTGATCAACTATGCATTTGTGGTTCACTTACATCCAACGATCGTAAATGGATTAATGTGCGCAGTAAATGTCACCACAGTGTTGGAAAATCTTTTCGGTGAAAAAGTGTTGTACGTGGAATATACCGATCCGGGCTATGTTCTGTTTAAAAAAGTAGACGAGAAAATAAAGGAATATCGCCAGAAATTCAGCGAAGAACCACAGGTAATCTGGTTGCAGAACCACGGGATTTTTGTGGCTGCGGATAGTATTGAAGAGATAAAATCTATATATGGTTCAATTTTTGCAACACTTGAAAAGGCCGTGAGCATTCCATTGCCGGAAGACGAGAGGAAGGTGTGCCGCTGCGTGAGTGAAGTGTTGCCTGCAATCCGGATGTTGGTTTCTAAGGATAACCTTAAAACCCTGAAAGTTCGCAGGAACGGATTGATAGAATACTTTTGCGAAAGTCCGAGAAACCAGGTAGCCATTGCAAAACCTTTTACTCCCGATGCGATCGTTTACTGCAAGTCTAACTATTTGTTTTTGAACGATGAAACACCTGGACAAGTTCTCGAAAATGCTGAAGAATTGATTCCCGGCTTTGTAAATAAGTTTGGTTATCTGCCAAAAGTTTTGTTGATAAAAGGCATCGGGCTTGTATCCGTGGGAGATAATGCCAGACAATGCGATACCATTCTCGACGTATTTGAGGATGCTATGAAAGTTGCCTTTCTCTCTCAATCGTTTGGCGGTGCACACCCAATGACACAGGCTCAAATTGAATTTATTGATAACTGGGAAGTGGAAAATTACCGCCGCAGTGTTGCTGCCGGAAATGCTTCGGGGCGGGTAGAAAATAAAACCATTGTTGTAACCGGTGCAGCACAAGGTTTTGGCGAGGGAATTGCCGAATGTTTGCTGCGGGAAGGAGCCAATATTGTAGTGGCAGATTTGAACGAAGAGGCAGGACGGAATACGGTTGGGAAGTTTAATGGCCTGGCGAAAAGTAACCGGGCAATTTTTGTGAAAACAAATGTTTCCGAAATTTCAAGCCTCGACAACCTGGTGCAGGAGACTGTCTGTCATTTTGGTGGAATTGACTGCTTTATTAGCAACGCCGGTGTGTTGAGAGCCGGTGGGCTAGAAGATATGACACCCGAAAACTTCGACTTTGTCACAAAGATCAACTACAATGCCTATTTCTATTGTACAAAAGTAGTGAGCCAAGTAATGAAGCTGCAAACGAAATATGCATCAAGCGATTATTTTGCCGATATCATTCAAATAAATTCGAAATCGGGACTTCGCGGAAGCAAGGCTAACTTTGCATATGCTGGTGGGAAGTTCGGAGGAGTTGGACTTACGCAGTCCTTTGCACTGGAACTGGCTCCCTTCAGGATAAAAGTCAATTCGGTCTGCCCTGGCAATTACTACGAAGGCCCGCTCTGGAGTGATCCCGAAAATGGGTTGTTTGTACAATACCTGAATGCAGGAAAAGTACCCGGTGCCAAAACTATTGACGATGTGAAAGCGTTCTATCTGGCACAGGTGCCGATGCGAAAAGGTTGCACACCCGGGGATGTTACCAAGGGGGTACTGTATCTGATGGAGCAATGCGGCGAAACTGGACAGGCATTGCCTGTTACCGGTGGACAAGTAATGTTGAATTAA
- a CDS encoding zinc-binding dehydrogenase, translating to MKTRAVRLYGKKDLRLEEFELPAIKDDEILAKVVSDSLCMSSYKASSQGAEHKRIPDNVAENPIIIGHEFAGELLEVGSKWAHKFKAGDKFSIQPALYYENGPVGILSAPGYSYSYIGGDATYVVIPNEVMERDCLLAYHGEGYYPASLAEPLSCVIGAMHANYHTTPGSYRHNMEIIDGGKMAILAGVGPMGLAAINFVLRREEVKPSLLVVTDIDQTRLDRAASIYTVEFAASRGIDLKYINTGKMENPVEELKAISGGAGFDDVFVFAPVKPVVEQGDAILGFDGCLNFFAGPDNPNFSAMLNFYNVHYAYTHIVGTSGGNNDDMVEALDIMSKGLDPAGLVTHIGGLNAVAEATNNLPHIPGGKKLIYTHIEMPLTPISDFASLGETDGLFKKLAEICDRHNGLWSVEAEAYLLSNHPSIRTP from the coding sequence ATGAAAACAAGAGCAGTCCGTTTGTACGGCAAAAAAGATCTCAGGCTGGAAGAGTTTGAATTGCCGGCCATTAAGGACGACGAGATACTTGCAAAAGTAGTTTCTGATTCATTGTGTATGTCGTCTTACAAGGCATCCTCGCAAGGCGCGGAACACAAACGGATCCCCGATAATGTAGCCGAAAACCCTATCATCATCGGTCATGAGTTTGCCGGAGAATTACTGGAAGTTGGCAGTAAGTGGGCGCATAAGTTCAAAGCAGGTGATAAATTCTCCATTCAGCCGGCCCTGTATTACGAAAACGGGCCTGTTGGTATTCTGAGCGCTCCTGGTTATAGTTACTCGTATATTGGAGGTGACGCAACCTATGTGGTGATTCCGAATGAAGTGATGGAGCGAGATTGCCTCCTGGCTTATCACGGTGAAGGGTATTATCCTGCTTCATTGGCCGAACCGCTTTCGTGTGTTATTGGAGCCATGCACGCCAATTATCATACCACTCCGGGCAGTTACCGGCATAATATGGAAATAATTGACGGCGGAAAGATGGCTATTCTTGCCGGAGTAGGTCCAATGGGGCTGGCCGCGATCAATTTCGTGCTCCGTCGCGAAGAAGTAAAGCCATCCTTACTGGTGGTTACCGATATCGACCAGACACGGCTCGACCGTGCAGCATCCATCTATACCGTTGAGTTCGCTGCTTCACGCGGAATCGATCTGAAGTACATCAATACAGGAAAGATGGAGAATCCCGTGGAAGAGCTGAAAGCAATCAGTGGCGGAGCAGGTTTCGATGATGTCTTTGTGTTTGCTCCCGTAAAGCCTGTTGTAGAACAAGGGGATGCTATTCTTGGATTTGACGGATGCCTGAACTTTTTTGCCGGCCCTGACAACCCGAACTTCAGTGCCATGTTGAATTTCTATAATGTTCATTACGCCTATACGCATATTGTCGGCACCAGCGGTGGAAATAACGACGATATGGTAGAAGCATTGGACATCATGAGCAAAGGGTTGGATCCTGCCGGATTGGTTACTCATATCGGAGGCTTGAATGCTGTTGCTGAAGCGACTAACAACCTGCCCCATATTCCTGGAGGTAAAAAATTGATTTATACACATATAGAAATGCCGCTTACCCCCATTTCCGATTTTGCAAGTTTGGGAGAAACCGACGGTCTCTTTAAGAAATTAGCTGAAATCTGTGACCGGCATAACGGTTTGTGGAGCGTAGAAGCAGAAGCATACCTCTTGTCTAACCATCCCTCAATCCGTACCCCATAA
- a CDS encoding class II aldolase/adducin family protein, whose protein sequence is MKQLDIHLMHPVEQINIIIGRIYRSGMTTTSGGNISIRDDNGDIWITPSGVDKGNLTTKDIMCVKKDGSVVGLHKPSSEYPFHRAIYESRPDITAIIHAHPPALVAFSIAGTVPDTKIVPQAHNVCGDIGFAPYGTPGSEDLGKKIAGVFQDKRFRAVIMENHGVVLGGTDMMDAYQRFETLEFCCRTIVNAGKLGKVKYLSDEQVASYVNHIPRNISHFMDVEYPSDERALRTEMVNIIRRSCDQGLMISTYGTVSVRWRNDDFLITPRDVARWDILPSDIVQIKNGMAEAGKIPSRSVALHQRIYQLNPHINSIICTQPINLMAHAVSGSKFDVRTIPESWIFLQDVPSIPFGLIYNEIDGVAKMFRENRVILVENDSVFVTGDKLLNTFDYLEVAEFSANSLVMASAIGPLKPIGDKEIDDLRIAFNVG, encoded by the coding sequence ATGAAACAACTAGACATTCATTTAATGCATCCGGTAGAGCAGATCAACATAATTATCGGACGAATTTACCGAAGCGGAATGACCACCACTTCCGGTGGAAATATTTCCATCCGGGATGATAACGGAGATATCTGGATCACACCGTCGGGCGTGGATAAAGGAAATCTGACCACCAAGGACATTATGTGTGTAAAAAAAGATGGATCCGTCGTAGGCCTTCACAAACCATCTTCAGAATATCCTTTCCACAGGGCGATTTACGAATCTCGTCCGGATATAACGGCAATCATTCATGCTCATCCACCGGCGCTGGTCGCTTTCAGCATCGCCGGCACTGTCCCCGATACCAAGATTGTTCCGCAGGCGCATAATGTCTGTGGCGATATCGGTTTTGCGCCTTATGGCACACCTGGGAGTGAAGACCTTGGAAAAAAAATTGCCGGTGTGTTTCAAGACAAACGTTTCCGGGCCGTAATTATGGAAAATCACGGTGTTGTGCTGGGCGGGACCGATATGATGGACGCTTATCAGCGGTTTGAAACCTTGGAGTTTTGCTGCCGTACCATCGTGAATGCAGGTAAACTCGGAAAAGTAAAATATCTTTCTGACGAACAGGTGGCAAGCTATGTGAACCATATCCCGAGGAATATTTCACATTTTATGGATGTAGAATATCCGTCTGATGAACGTGCTTTACGTACCGAAATGGTTAATATCATTCGCCGGTCATGCGATCAGGGCTTGATGATTTCTACGTATGGAACGGTGAGTGTACGGTGGCGTAACGATGACTTTTTAATAACGCCCCGTGATGTTGCCCGTTGGGATATTTTGCCGAGCGATATTGTACAAATCAAAAACGGAATGGCAGAAGCAGGAAAAATACCCAGCCGTTCGGTAGCGCTTCACCAACGGATTTATCAGCTTAATCCGCACATCAATTCCATTATCTGCACTCAACCCATCAACCTGATGGCACACGCTGTGAGCGGAAGCAAGTTTGATGTACGTACGATTCCCGAAAGTTGGATCTTCCTGCAGGACGTGCCTTCGATTCCGTTCGGACTGATTTATAACGAGATTGACGGTGTAGCAAAAATGTTTCGTGAAAACCGGGTGATTTTGGTGGAGAACGACAGTGTCTTTGTTACAGGAGATAAATTGCTCAACACTTTCGATTACCTGGAAGTTGCCGAATTTTCGGCCAATTCTCTCGTGATGGCTTCTGCTATCGGACCGTTGAAACCTATCGGGGACAAGGAGATAGATGACCTTCGTATCGCCTTTAATGTTGGATAA
- a CDS encoding lipoate--protein ligase family protein, with amino-acid sequence MTFVSPLMLDKFNLNTKLIFSPSTVPAFNLAAEEYLFSVREDYLFLYVNNASVIVGYNQAVVNEVDMDFCIEKDIRIIRRLSGGGAVYHDSGNLNYAFISDKKEMPLSADFLLPVIHVLQQLNIPVETGKRKDLWLPGGYKVSGTASHVSKGRELHHGTLLYESNLEHLKRSLSPEKRNLITKATASVPSPVKNISSFLKEEKRNPFSFREFVKRFVDESMKYFNIAGLTSFSPAEVEAIETLQREKYSQRTWNYKM; translated from the coding sequence ATGACCTTCGTATCGCCTTTAATGTTGGATAAGTTCAATTTGAATACGAAACTTATTTTTTCTCCCTCAACCGTACCGGCTTTTAACCTGGCTGCGGAGGAATACCTTTTTTCCGTCCGGGAAGATTATCTCTTCCTGTATGTAAATAATGCAAGTGTTATTGTTGGCTATAATCAGGCGGTGGTGAACGAAGTGGACATGGACTTTTGTATTGAGAAAGATATTCGCATTATCCGGCGTTTATCGGGTGGAGGAGCTGTTTATCACGATTCAGGAAACCTGAACTACGCTTTTATATCCGATAAGAAAGAAATGCCGCTCAGCGCCGATTTTCTTTTGCCCGTGATCCATGTGCTTCAGCAGCTGAATATTCCCGTTGAAACCGGAAAGAGAAAAGACTTATGGTTACCCGGTGGGTACAAGGTTTCGGGTACCGCGTCGCATGTGTCAAAAGGCCGTGAATTGCATCACGGGACATTGCTTTACGAAAGCAATCTAGAACATTTGAAACGTTCGTTAAGTCCGGAAAAAAGAAACCTTATAACCAAGGCAACGGCTTCCGTACCCAGTCCGGTGAAAAACATAAGTTCTTTTTTGAAAGAAGAAAAAAGGAACCCCTTTTCTTTCCGGGAATTTGTAAAGCGGTTTGTAGATGAATCGATGAAATATTTTAACATTGCCGGGCTAACCTCATTCTCTCCGGCTGAGGTGGAAGCTATAGAAACATTGCAACGTGAGAAATATTCGCAACGTACGTGGAATTATAAGATGTGA
- the hemG gene encoding protoporphyrinogen oxidase produces MEKDVVIIGAGLTGLTVALLLKNRGLSVAILEKSNRVGGQIQTFHENGFVFESGPNTGASASEEVINLFNVLQPDCEIEFARKESESRWIWKNGQFHPLPNGLWSGIITPLFTFSDKLRILGEPFRKKGKNPDESIAALGARRLGKSFVNYAIDPFLSGVYAGDAETLITRHALPKLYSLEQTYGSFIGGSIKKSCENKRDSRSKTPKGIFSVKGGMENLPKAMQKHIGTENLFLSATGTIVSQNSKNRAWQIECTQNGKGLNFTCRHVITTVGAYALPPLLPFIPYNEIEKISNLRYAPIVQVAVGVKEREELTFSAFGGLVSSKDKEDFLGILFPFSCFDKRCPENGALFSFFMGGTKRVDLTQLSDTEIEEKTVKAFHRMLKFPENKMPDLIKIFRHPNAIPQYEISSEERLKTISELEKKFPGLHIAGNLRDGVGMAHRIIQGTKLANEINQKSHIL; encoded by the coding sequence ATGGAAAAAGACGTAGTAATAATAGGGGCCGGACTTACCGGATTAACTGTTGCTTTACTTCTGAAAAACAGAGGATTGTCGGTAGCAATTCTTGAAAAGAGTAATCGCGTAGGCGGACAAATACAAACATTTCATGAAAATGGCTTTGTGTTTGAGTCGGGGCCAAATACCGGAGCAAGCGCATCAGAAGAAGTGATTAATTTATTTAATGTACTGCAGCCCGATTGCGAAATAGAATTTGCCCGTAAAGAATCGGAAAGCAGGTGGATATGGAAGAACGGACAGTTCCATCCATTGCCCAACGGTCTGTGGAGCGGCATTATTACACCGTTGTTTACATTTAGTGATAAGCTGCGGATATTGGGTGAACCTTTTCGGAAGAAAGGAAAAAATCCAGACGAGTCCATAGCAGCGTTGGGTGCCCGCCGTTTAGGAAAATCGTTTGTCAATTACGCTATCGACCCGTTCTTATCGGGAGTTTACGCCGGCGATGCCGAAACACTCATTACCCGTCACGCATTGCCAAAGCTCTATAGTCTGGAACAAACCTACGGTAGTTTTATCGGAGGAAGCATAAAAAAATCCTGCGAAAATAAAAGAGACTCCCGGTCTAAAACTCCAAAAGGTATTTTTTCGGTGAAAGGCGGCATGGAGAATTTACCCAAAGCCATGCAAAAACATATCGGAACAGAAAACCTGTTTCTTTCTGCAACCGGCACCATCGTTTCACAAAATTCTAAAAACAGAGCATGGCAGATTGAATGCACACAAAACGGAAAAGGACTTAATTTTACCTGCCGCCACGTAATAACCACCGTGGGAGCTTATGCTTTGCCGCCACTCCTACCGTTTATTCCTTATAACGAAATTGAAAAGATAAGCAATCTGCGCTACGCCCCAATCGTTCAAGTGGCAGTAGGAGTAAAAGAACGTGAGGAATTAACATTCAGCGCTTTTGGCGGATTAGTATCATCTAAAGACAAAGAGGATTTTTTGGGAATTCTTTTTCCGTTCTCTTGTTTTGACAAAAGATGTCCGGAAAACGGCGCTCTTTTTTCTTTCTTTATGGGTGGAACAAAGCGAGTAGATTTAACGCAGTTATCTGACACGGAGATTGAAGAAAAAACGGTAAAAGCTTTTCATCGCATGCTGAAATTCCCGGAAAACAAAATGCCCGATTTGATTAAAATATTTCGTCATCCGAATGCTATTCCCCAATATGAAATCTCTTCGGAAGAACGATTGAAAACGATATCGGAATTGGAAAAAAAATTTCCCGGCTTGCATATAGCCGGTAACCTGAGGGACGGAGTAGGAATGGCGCATCGCATTATTCAAGGAACAAAATTGGCCAATGAGATAAATCAGAAAAGTCACATCTTATAA
- the hemN gene encoding oxygen-independent coproporphyrinogen III oxidase → MDHLISKYNTPVPRYTSYPPANFFHDNFAESQFWEAITHSNTQEPNHLSFYIHIPFCKRMCYYCGCNSFPMQQEQEVREYRDAIKREINLVCEKISPGRKISQIHFGGGSPTAIPLSYIKEINSLLLQKFECIDNPEIAIECHPGYMDEHDFELLADAGFNRISIGIQDFNNAVLKACNRKAPQVPIDKIVTALRNRNIHINFDFIYGLPLQTTESFEETIQQAIALSPDRLVTFSYAHVPHIFPRQQLLERNPLPQDELKSNIYENAQKLLLHAGYIQVGIDHFVKQNDELSIARQNHTLHRNFQGYCTRRTTGQVYAFGATAISQLTSAYTQNTKSINEYIETINKGHIPVKKGYALSQEEQILREVITDLMCNNRINWQEIADRVKLSVAEVKSATTYDEKKLQEFADDGITEWSEQEIRMKQKGSPFVRNVAASLDKLLLQSDKTFSKPI, encoded by the coding sequence ATGGATCATTTAATTTCAAAATACAATACTCCTGTACCCCGCTATACCAGTTATCCGCCTGCAAATTTCTTTCACGATAATTTTGCAGAGTCTCAATTTTGGGAAGCTATTACACACTCCAACACTCAAGAACCCAATCACCTCTCTTTCTACATCCATATCCCGTTTTGCAAACGAATGTGCTATTATTGCGGATGCAACTCTTTTCCTATGCAGCAAGAGCAAGAGGTAAGAGAATACAGGGACGCCATAAAAAGAGAAATAAATTTGGTCTGTGAAAAGATAAGCCCCGGGAGAAAAATATCGCAAATTCATTTTGGTGGAGGGTCGCCCACGGCAATACCATTATCTTACATTAAGGAAATCAACTCGTTGTTACTGCAAAAATTCGAATGCATTGACAACCCCGAGATAGCCATCGAATGTCATCCGGGATACATGGACGAGCACGATTTTGAATTGCTGGCAGATGCAGGATTCAACAGAATAAGCATTGGCATTCAGGACTTCAACAATGCAGTATTAAAAGCCTGTAACCGTAAAGCACCCCAAGTCCCTATCGATAAAATAGTTACCGCGCTGCGAAACAGAAATATTCACATCAATTTCGATTTTATTTACGGATTGCCCCTGCAAACAACGGAAAGCTTCGAAGAGACAATTCAACAAGCCATCGCACTTTCTCCCGACCGCCTTGTAACTTTTTCTTATGCTCACGTTCCGCATATATTTCCACGGCAGCAACTTCTCGAAAGAAATCCATTACCACAGGACGAACTGAAAAGTAACATCTACGAAAATGCACAAAAACTATTGCTTCACGCCGGCTATATTCAAGTAGGAATAGACCATTTTGTCAAACAAAACGACGAATTATCCATTGCCCGACAAAACCATACACTGCATCGAAATTTTCAGGGATATTGTACCCGACGTACAACCGGACAGGTTTATGCTTTTGGCGCCACAGCCATTTCGCAACTTACCTCTGCTTATACACAAAATACCAAAAGCATAAACGAATACATAGAAACCATAAACAAAGGACATATTCCGGTAAAAAAAGGATATGCGCTTAGCCAAGAAGAACAAATCTTACGCGAAGTCATCACGGATCTTATGTGTAATAACAGGATAAACTGGCAAGAAATAGCCGACAGAGTTAAGCTATCTGTTGCAGAAGTAAAATCTGCAACGACGTACGACGAAAAAAAATTACAGGAATTTGCTGATGACGGCATCACTGAGTGGTCTGAACAGGAAATAAGAATGAAACAAAAAGGATCTCCGTTTGTAAGAAATGTAGCGGCATCGCTCGACAAGCTTTTGCTGCAATCGGATAAAACATTTTCAAAACCGATATAA
- a CDS encoding MFS transporter, with amino-acid sequence MKIDKSYNLFTFFTLYIAQSIPMSFFSSVLPILMRQGDYSLVAIALLKLIKLPWIMKFLWSPIIDRKCDSINDYKRWILGSEIVYALLIFVVAMLNLQTNFTLIIGLILLAFISSATQDIATDALAARSFERRDNSLLNSMQSMGSFTGSMVGGGFLLLLFQQIGWGKMLPWVAIFVLLALVPLQLNINLRLRERQNKSKARPQDMYLFFKQKGIGKHVLFLFLFYSGVIGILSILRPLMVDLGYDMKEIGAMIGVFGTATGIFCSFLSGLFIRKIGRKKSRRIISLLIVATASYFLWVHASGNVHSLVAIMAGIALVWGTYGMASTIVYTTSMDIVREGREGTDFTMQIVITHLSSMIVAIICSRIGDIFGYDGLFALEISLAVISFVFVWFYRPPFSMDKLEMEQIPNTSHNE; translated from the coding sequence ATGAAAATAGATAAATCGTACAATCTCTTTACCTTTTTCACACTCTATATCGCCCAATCCATTCCGATGAGCTTTTTCTCTTCGGTTTTACCTATCTTAATGCGGCAAGGCGACTATTCTCTCGTGGCCATCGCGCTGCTGAAACTAATAAAGTTGCCGTGGATCATGAAATTTCTGTGGTCACCGATAATCGATAGAAAATGCGATAGCATAAACGATTACAAGCGATGGATTTTGGGTTCGGAAATAGTCTACGCCCTGCTCATTTTTGTTGTGGCTATGCTCAACCTGCAAACAAATTTCACGCTCATCATCGGGTTGATTCTTCTTGCATTTATTTCATCGGCTACTCAGGATATTGCCACAGATGCGTTGGCTGCCAGGTCTTTTGAACGCCGCGATAACAGCTTGCTCAACAGCATGCAGTCTATGGGTTCGTTTACAGGAAGCATGGTAGGCGGGGGATTCCTCCTACTGCTCTTTCAGCAAATCGGATGGGGTAAAATGCTACCGTGGGTTGCCATATTTGTATTACTGGCGCTTGTTCCACTGCAATTAAATATAAACCTAAGATTACGCGAACGGCAAAATAAAAGTAAGGCTCGCCCACAAGACATGTACCTGTTCTTTAAACAGAAAGGAATTGGCAAACACGTGTTATTCCTCTTTTTGTTTTATTCGGGAGTGATCGGCATTCTCTCCATTCTCCGGCCGTTGATGGTAGATCTGGGCTACGATATGAAAGAAATCGGGGCAATGATAGGTGTTTTCGGAACGGCTACCGGCATCTTCTGTTCGTTCCTTTCGGGGCTGTTTATCCGAAAGATCGGGCGAAAAAAATCACGACGAATCATATCGCTGCTTATCGTTGCCACGGCAAGCTATTTCCTGTGGGTGCACGCTTCGGGAAACGTCCACAGTCTCGTGGCAATAATGGCAGGAATTGCTCTCGTATGGGGCACTTACGGTATGGCTTCCACTATAGTTTATACCACATCGATGGACATTGTGCGAGAAGGCAGGGAAGGTACTGATTTTACTATGCAAATTGTTATTACGCATCTAAGTTCTATGATCGTTGCCATTATTTGTTCACGAATTGGAGATATTTTCGGATACGACGGATTATTCGCATTAGAGATTTCTCTGGCAGTAATTTCGTTCGTTTTCGTGTGGTTTTATCGTCCTCCTTTTTCAATGGATAAACTTGAAATGGAACAAATTCCAAATACTTCACATAACGAATAA
- a CDS encoding TonB-dependent receptor, which translates to MNIRLTNNFENAHQGAFSYGDVNNKTLLVDSVSTDHPSYYKRKLYDGGLQISYYNDYIAIRSQTSVQHLNDTYEVDQDGSPKNLYFAIQSEKQRLISEEIILKGLDDNIYGWNFGVFAFNHGIDRATDVFMNLRTPKYKLEKRYDDYSRGIALFHQSTLNITSKLRVEAGLRYDYEKANSIHEEHKIIESEAQLINDFDSPLTFSQWTPKASLQYLPTHQSQFYLTVAKGYKTGGFNTVFDTPLQRTFEPEYSWNYELGSKGWIIPEKLFAEVALFCINTYNQQIKQHLDQQGIKIFNAGSSVSQGFEATLNATPFKNFGIDVAYGFTHATFTKYQYSNDIDYSGKFLPFVPRNTVSVNADYTIHTTNEFSDEISFNANYTGIGVMFWHESNTVQQPFYGLLNTSVTARNGNVSFSLWGKNITNTQYLGYFFEVGGRKRGKQGKPLSVGISLTLNF; encoded by the coding sequence ATGAATATCCGCCTAACTAATAATTTCGAGAATGCTCACCAAGGTGCTTTTTCTTATGGAGATGTAAATAACAAAACACTTCTCGTTGATTCTGTAAGCACAGATCATCCCAGCTATTATAAACGAAAACTATACGATGGAGGCCTTCAGATAAGCTATTACAACGATTACATCGCCATCAGATCGCAAACCTCCGTTCAACACTTAAACGATACGTATGAAGTTGACCAGGACGGCTCACCCAAAAATCTGTATTTTGCCATTCAATCAGAAAAACAACGACTAATATCCGAAGAAATCATCTTGAAAGGACTTGACGACAATATTTACGGATGGAATTTTGGCGTGTTTGCTTTCAACCACGGTATCGATCGTGCTACCGATGTATTTATGAACTTGAGGACCCCAAAGTATAAACTCGAAAAAAGATACGATGATTATAGCCGGGGAATTGCCCTGTTTCATCAATCCACACTCAACATTACGTCTAAACTCCGTGTTGAAGCCGGTTTACGGTATGATTATGAGAAAGCAAATTCTATTCACGAAGAACATAAAATAATCGAGAGTGAAGCACAATTAATTAACGATTTCGATTCGCCACTTACCTTTTCACAATGGACACCGAAAGCATCACTCCAATATTTACCCACTCATCAATCACAATTCTATCTTACCGTTGCAAAAGGCTATAAAACAGGCGGATTTAATACCGTTTTCGATACACCCCTGCAACGGACATTCGAACCCGAATACAGTTGGAACTATGAACTGGGAAGCAAGGGTTGGATCATACCCGAAAAACTTTTTGCAGAGGTAGCTCTGTTTTGCATCAACACCTACAATCAACAAATTAAGCAACACCTGGACCAACAAGGAATAAAAATATTTAACGCCGGTAGTTCTGTAAGCCAAGGATTTGAAGCTACACTTAACGCAACCCCTTTTAAAAACTTCGGGATAGATGTCGCATACGGCTTTACGCATGCAACGTTTACGAAATATCAATACAGTAATGATATCGATTATAGCGGTAAGTTTTTACCTTTTGTCCCGCGTAATACAGTTTCGGTAAACGCTGACTATACGATCCACACAACCAACGAATTTTCCGATGAAATAAGTTTTAACGCAAACTATACCGGTATTGGTGTAATGTTCTGGCACGAGAGCAATACCGTACAACAACCGTTCTATGGCTTACTTAATACAAGCGTAACCGCAAGAAACGGCAATGTAAGCTTTTCACTCTGGGGAAAAAACATCACCAACACTCAATATTTAGGTTACTTTTTTGAGGTAGGCGGACGAAAACGTGGAAAACAAGGCAAGCCTTTATCCGTTGGGATCAGCTTGACTTTAAACTTCTGA